The Lacipirellula parvula genome window below encodes:
- a CDS encoding sugar-binding transcriptional regulator, with protein MVEPQPKRSTPTGDGVYSDAQLLLAARLYYVDGILQNQIAKMVGVSQAKVSRMLAVARDRGLVRITVPEYEPRERELEAELVSAYQLKMAIVVRKVAGQSVADLRNTLGYFAGPIVAATLAPYGTLAVAGGRTLQSLTDAMSRGPGPIRPVVVQAMGNVDSTPGSYDASEIARTLAQPWGGVYLTLNTPAFAPTAAVGKQLLELKDTRDVFERLAAAETALVGVGNLQNSVFIERNILQQKDIQELHRAGAVGEILGRFYDENGVECQTSYRQRVLSLPLEKLRAIPNVVAAIAGSDRTAAIRGALRGGILKSIVIDDDGARSLLAG; from the coding sequence ATGGTTGAACCCCAGCCGAAGCGATCTACTCCCACGGGCGACGGCGTTTACAGCGACGCCCAGCTGCTGTTGGCCGCGAGACTCTATTACGTCGACGGCATTCTGCAGAACCAGATCGCCAAGATGGTCGGCGTTTCGCAGGCGAAGGTCTCCCGCATGCTCGCTGTTGCCCGAGATCGCGGGCTCGTGCGGATCACGGTGCCGGAGTACGAGCCTCGCGAGCGCGAACTGGAAGCGGAGCTCGTCTCGGCCTACCAGTTGAAAATGGCCATCGTCGTCCGCAAGGTCGCCGGACAATCGGTGGCAGATTTGCGGAACACGCTCGGTTACTTCGCCGGCCCGATCGTTGCCGCCACGCTCGCTCCGTATGGCACGCTGGCCGTTGCCGGCGGACGGACGTTGCAGTCGCTAACCGACGCCATGAGTCGCGGCCCTGGACCGATCCGTCCGGTGGTGGTCCAGGCGATGGGCAACGTCGATTCCACTCCTGGATCTTACGATGCGTCGGAAATCGCCCGCACGCTCGCCCAGCCCTGGGGCGGCGTCTACCTCACGCTGAACACGCCGGCATTCGCGCCGACCGCGGCGGTCGGCAAGCAGTTGCTCGAATTGAAAGATACTCGCGACGTGTTTGAGCGCCTGGCTGCGGCCGAAACGGCCCTCGTTGGCGTCGGCAACCTGCAGAATTCCGTCTTCATCGAGCGGAACATTTTGCAGCAGAAGGATATTCAAGAACTTCATCGCGCCGGCGCGGTTGGCGAAATTCTGGGCCGTTTTTACGACGAAAACGGCGTGGAATGCCAGACGTCCTATCGTCAACGCGTGCTGAGCTTACCGCTGGAGAAGCTGCGAGCGATCCCGAATGTCGTCGCCGCGATTGCGGGAAGCGATCGAACCGCCGCGATTCGAGGCGCTCTGCGCGGCGGGATCCTCAAGTCGATCGTCATCGACGACGATGGCGCGCGATCGCTGCTCGCGGGGTAA
- a CDS encoding PEP-CTERM sorting domain-containing protein, which yields MKIYRVSLIAALAAMAAAQLQAATLVSYNLSGVANAAVPSVAASPSPVGITNIPLTRGAGINAAALTNGFSADTWNRPAPSLENAIANGDYFQWGLGVASGYTASLSTTDFSLRRSAVASPMNLQLQASVDNFATPGIVISTFNYFGRTSGTAPVTPPAPFEYMTADVPGRPNTTTSTGDPVPTINLSSFAALQNLSGGTNVTFRLYAWGNTSTAATSTLALGRMVGPAVGGDVAVAVPEPTSLALVCGAAVIGLAIRRR from the coding sequence ATGAAGATCTACCGCGTTTCGCTGATCGCCGCGTTGGCGGCCATGGCTGCCGCCCAGCTGCAGGCGGCCACGCTGGTCAGTTACAATCTTTCGGGAGTGGCAAACGCGGCGGTTCCGAGCGTCGCAGCGAGCCCTTCGCCGGTCGGCATCACTAACATCCCGTTGACGCGCGGCGCGGGCATCAACGCCGCCGCTCTGACGAACGGCTTCTCCGCTGACACCTGGAATCGTCCTGCTCCGTCACTCGAGAACGCGATCGCCAACGGCGATTACTTTCAATGGGGCCTCGGGGTTGCTTCCGGCTACACCGCTTCGTTGTCGACGACCGATTTCTCGTTGCGTCGCTCGGCGGTAGCGTCGCCGATGAACCTGCAGCTGCAGGCGAGCGTCGACAACTTCGCGACGCCGGGCATCGTGATTTCCACGTTCAACTATTTTGGCCGGACGTCGGGAACCGCTCCCGTCACTCCGCCCGCGCCGTTCGAGTACATGACGGCTGACGTCCCAGGCCGGCCAAATACGACGACGTCGACCGGCGATCCGGTTCCGACGATCAACCTGTCGTCATTCGCCGCATTGCAGAACCTATCGGGCGGCACGAACGTGACCTTCCGTCTGTATGCATGGGGAAATACTTCAACGGCTGCAACCAGCACGCTTGCCCTCGGCCGCATGGTCGGGCCCGCAGTGGGCGGCGACGTGGCAGTGGCCGTTCCAGAACCAACGTCGCTCGCATTGGTCTGCGGGGCGGCAGTCATTGGGTTGGCGATTCGTCGCCGGTAG
- a CDS encoding glycerol-3-phosphate responsive antiterminator — translation MPRTTIDKCLRKPVIPVVWDPSKNIDALSQASMIIMQGGTLADLPRTLDRFAEQKLSPVAIFAHIDLISGLENSEAALEYLAEFNRFAGIVTVHHYLAKPARRLGLLSIVRLFLSDSRAVDRGIAVATKSQADAIEILPAVAAVKVASDLNRCGLPRIGGGLCRTEADVQEAIESGCRSVTSTRPELWALNA, via the coding sequence ATGCCGCGAACCACGATCGACAAATGCCTGCGGAAACCGGTGATCCCCGTGGTTTGGGACCCGTCGAAAAACATCGACGCTCTCTCTCAGGCCAGCATGATCATCATGCAGGGCGGGACGCTCGCCGACCTGCCGCGAACGCTCGATCGCTTCGCCGAGCAAAAGCTTTCGCCAGTGGCGATTTTCGCCCACATTGATCTCATTTCAGGGCTGGAGAATAGCGAAGCAGCCCTGGAGTATTTGGCCGAATTCAATCGTTTCGCAGGCATCGTGACGGTGCACCACTACCTCGCCAAACCGGCCCGGCGCCTAGGGCTATTGTCGATTGTGCGGCTATTTCTCTCCGACAGCAGGGCCGTCGATCGGGGAATTGCCGTGGCGACGAAATCGCAAGCCGACGCGATCGAGATTCTGCCCGCCGTCGCCGCGGTGAAAGTGGCAAGCGACCTGAATCGCTGCGGATTGCCGCGCATTGGCGGCGGTTTGTGCCGTACCGAAGCCGACGTCCAAGAAGCGATCGAGAGCGGCTGCCGCTCGGTGACGAGCACTCGCCCCGAACTGTGGGCGCTGAACGCGTAA